The Episyrphus balteatus chromosome 4, idEpiBalt1.1, whole genome shotgun sequence genome includes a window with the following:
- the LOC129919245 gene encoding probable serine/threonine-protein kinase DDB_G0282963 — protein sequence MFEFEKMQEFDLYEDLELLHVKEKQEAIDDLRWKDKYEVALSTIQKLQTEKKELNKKIKQLEINFANLLDTARTEIKRKDNQICDLRKQKDDICFRRFKPQNGGKQFTENAEVHREDTSSDSAKVNPFSRVPRKIEKNNSDTESLRKHLDDQFPLATFSKEKLANGKPNFDRNKYRDEVRRSDSREKDHSRNRHRDRSKDRDRSRDRSRYQHRSRDKEDERGRHRFNDRSDNKEKDHKSNWSKERPSGRDKDERSKDDKRKGHDRDRSQTKSSDGSWDKYDKIDHRSQRTNHTDGRHTNTTVNGYESSKNLDSKPKDAIHTKKDQIKDSKTEHHKLKKNVPNSPTEKRPINQKIEILQIEILKDVKEFKKNKKEAKKIQKLPETIDPNKLATEKSNQFIDALFDDSIINQSEEPNDNDLYDDILVTNAQKIDSIPNDNVKENLVKTDENCNLNIQTPKRQPLSFDELFGPSPAGSLCSVVGRENPIKSVGGSSSDSDFVLIEKPLEDKRTELVKAATVEQIIIDDKDEKHSKLISPTKPLTVSKSSGEKTGKEKVSNNGVVAFPIPAKDKHLPKTDENFNLKYQTPQKQPLTKVMDDLFGPSPATSICGSKNVFVESSDNVYFVPIEKSVNSKTNETAKKTTPIKLSLVVDDSSCDDVITKETKEEKQHLIPDLANKNTNDAKTFKFVELDSSFYSSEDEINEISKDNLNMSRDEIESPPFEDLTDTPSKISETELMVKNKSTSNSSEKLCSEGISNISSKSDETLLKPNITNDGTLDGKCKDALKYQTKMDNIEQSHNSLSPKNSSQTSTKHNKEEICKKYNSKKRHITSHNFNSISASEENLHRSSSSRRSREKHHHHRRHHENRSKESTRSKNESSPHKDSHSSRKHSKHNRNRSTQNRNETKTNTSKENSDKVTMKNDISEARLSPMLRFDDNDDQNEKITDQDQVFFLHCDDISDDDEIIGNSFDNKDTDESKKVERIVLKSNVIELDLISPEKNSINNEVESNQRVMSLDVVSVLPSTHENGTEVDMEIECNKISVDTEPQDKVLASMHSSTVSNEKSSTEIDINPSNIEETDTENKMTTTKSEEICQDKNTSAVSSDLQLSELKNQEQKSENRADCPNLIPFESCKNEQIAKENLIVSAVDENITLNDHGLAFVEDVIKEQINHKNYEETDVPVLNESSQSSIHHVEIDQKMNLQEKDEPSGDKIEKIIEKCSPNTAQEKASSEKVLINEKSGSDDKSQTSLETKPTSENSSDRQVEDTEISKSISDEQNTPKCTSPYYNKSQIKINELNKISSIVPNDTAPTKTISSPLKKSEISNQAIDSRTIQSSSNSSPKIFSSHISPQKSLNSTDEFESSPPNCESISSGRRKKIKTPKKRTDDSNNPTNSTMTMVSDRYIKSDDNNHSFISTPFNSNGISSDDLSEIIGKDKHQKDVKEPENILEPLFPKENCQNGSDCNNKIMTEKLNCNLESKNETDEVEDKDNNEPESRKNNISSSIFDESLEKEDFSKTKNDSFVSPSKSLLSTKDEDCLQTCLPTLSSVENVSKNTEHISPIKSDKIEKLQQEKSTMLEEVDKEEIQKDVPSYADDCLLSSELSLEQNKEEKQINENVVESYSITIKRNRCKRKTAIKNSTDSSDTKIMSSNEIVNNENNTFFPGERLNDNNDEMNNLNIERNHKRDTIEIIENKNNQINDMEWDFYAQDKPCCSSSIKNKTLKSRSTKRNNQRDSSKNQQQIVKQSLDSKNELVEGANNYQSLLYCDEVLDSKSEETNTNTKKRKRKLKTQNNSTTETSSPDCEITKTKRKYKRKPRQILDSSISNEDDKLVNDSIIEESKIISTEVLEDFKSPDLKESTKKRKNKKRNSNSSIDSKNKSTELSKSFECPEMVSSLNQIESGKNVENIVDKLHSSQETSEIIQESRQCSQNETEDIQSIHIAPEKALEENCDKIEKLNNEIDFCLNNSSPAEESKKTKRQRKRKLSRSSDGKLEEPILTPKRSRKNHKNKCQKQSPSHETSTNSMNALTPTHHKIFLNDVFSNDPPPVYNANDDDLQYHEIDDRLRSMFQSPSYTQSSNGECTNNDQTDSTSCNNDNNVTVDETLNQSELPTQCDTSTSSRKVSLGSNEYVIESVGSHTANVFITRKRCKKRTKIVAAVAV from the exons atgtttgagtttgaaaaaatgCAAGAATTTGATTTATATGAAGATTTAGAATTGCTGCatgtaaaagaaaaacaa GAAGCTATTGATGATTTGCGATGGAAAGACAAATATGAAGTTGCCTTGAGTACAATTCAAAAACTCCAAACTGagaaaaaagaattgaataaaaaaataaaacaattggaaataaattttgCCAATCTCCTCGACACAGCTCGGACAGAGATCAAGAGAAAGGACAATCAAATTTGTGATCTACGCAAACA GAAAGATGACATTTGTTTTCGTCGATTTAAACCTCAAAATGGAGGAAAGCAATTCACTGAGAATGCTGAAGTTCATAGAGAAGATACATCAAGCGATAGTGCGAAGGTGAACCCATTCTCAAGGGTACCAAGAAAAATTGAGAAGAATAACTCAGATACGGAATCGTTAAGGAAACATTTGGACGATCAATTTCCATTGGcaacattttcaaaagaaaaacttgCAAATGGAAAACCAAATTTTGATAGAAACAAGTATCGAGATGAAGTTCGAAGAAGTGATTCTCGTGAAAAAGATCATAGTCGAAATAGGCATAGAGACCGGTCGAAAGACAGAGACCGGTCGAGAGATAGAAGTCGATATCAGCATCGCAGCAGAGACAAGGAAGATGAACGAGGTCGACATCGTTTTAATGATCGTAGTGACAACAAAGAAAAAGATCACAAAAGTAATTGGAGCAAAGAACGACCCAGTGGACGGGACAAAGACGAAAGAAGTAAAGATGACAAACGAAAGGGACATGACCGAGATAGGTCGCAAACTAAGAG TTCAGACGGTAGTTGGGATAAATACGATAAAATTGATCATCGTTCTCAACGGACTAACCATACAGATGGAAGACATACTAACACAACTGTTAATGGATATGAGTCGTCAAAAAATCTTGATAGCAAACCAAAAGATGCAattcacacaaaaaaagatCAAATTAAAGATTCCAAGACTGAACAccacaaacttaaaaaaaatgttcctaaTTCTCCTACTGAAAAACGACCAATCAATCAGAAAATAGaaatattacaaattgaaatattaaaagatgtaaaagaatttaagaaaaataaaaaagaagcaaaaaagatacaaaaactacctGAAACAATTGATCCAAACAAATTGGCAACTGAAAAATCTAATCAATTTATTGATGCACTTTTTGATGATTCAATAATAAATCAATCAGAAGAACCAAATGATAATGATTTATATGATGATATATTGGTAACTAATGCTCAGAAAATAGACTCAATACCTAATGATAATGTGAAAGAAAATCTGGTAAAAACAGATGAAAATTGCAATTTGAATATACAAACACCAAAAAGACAACCTTTGTCATTTGATGAACTGTTTGGTCCATCTCCAGCAGGCAGTCTCTGTTCTGTAGTTGGAAGAGAAAACCCAATTAAATCTGTCGGAGGGTCTTCAAGCGACTCCGACTTTGTTCTAATTGAGAAACCTCTAGAAGATAAGAGAACTGAATTGGTTAAAGCTGCGACAGTTGAACAAATAATCATCGATGATAAAGATGAAAAACATAGTAAATTGATATCTCCTACAAAGCCTTTGACTGTTTCAAAAAGTTCTGGAGAAAAAACTGGCAAAGAAAAAGTATCTAATAACGGAGTAGTGGCATTTCCAATTCCTGCTAAAGATAAACATCTCCCAAAAACAgatgaaaatttcaatttgaaatatCAAACACCTCAAAAGCAACCTTTGACAAAGGTTATGGATGATCTTTTTGGTCCATCGCCAGCTACTAGTATTTGTggatcaaaaaatgttttcgttgaaTCATCAGATAATGTATATTTTGTACCAATTGAAAAGTCAGTAAATAGTAAAACAAATGAAACAGCTAAAAAAACTACACCAATAAAGTTGTCCCTTGTAGTTGATGATAGTTCTTGTGACGATGTTATAACTAAAGAAacgaaagaagaaaaacaacactTGATACCCGATttagcaaataaaaatacaaatgatgctaaaacttttaaatttgttgAACTTGATTCGAGCTTTTATTCAAGTGAAGATGAAATCAATGAAATTTCTAAAGATAATTTGAATATGTCGCGAGATGAAATTGAATCTCCACCATTTGAAGATTTAACAGATACACCttcaaaaatatctgaaactgAATTGATGGTAAAGAACAAATCTACAAGCAATTCAAGTGAAAAGTTATGTTCTGAAGGGATATCAAATATATCATCGAAATCTGATGAAACACTTTTAAAACCAAATATCACGAATGATGGCACTTTGGATGGCAAATGTAAAGATGCTTTAAAATACCAAACTAAAATGGATAATATTGAACAGAGTCATAACT CTTTATCCCCAAAGAATTCTTCTCAAACTTCAACTAAACACAATAAAGAGGAAATCTGCAAAAAATACAACTCCAAAAAACGCCATATAAcatcacataattttaattcaatatcaGCATCCGAAGAAAATTTACATCGATCCAGTAGTTCCAGAAGATCCAGAGAAAAACATCAccatcatcgtcgtcatcatgAAAATCGTTCAAAAGAATCAACTCGTTCAAAAAATGAATCTTCACCTCATAAAGATTCACATTCTTCAAGAAAACATTCTAAACACAATCGAAATCGTTCAACTCAAAATcgaaatgaaacaaaaacaaatacctcGAAAGAAAACTCTGATAAGGTGACCATGAAGAATGATATATCAGAAGCTAGATTAAGTCCGATGTTAAGatttgatgataatgatgatcaaaacgaaaaaattacaGACCAGGATCAGGTGTTTTTCTTACACTGTGATGATATAAGTGATGATGATGAAATTATAGGAAATTCATTTGATAATAAGGATACTGATGaatcaaaaaaagttgaaagaattgtattaaaatcaaatgtaataGAACTGGACTTAATATcacccgaaaaaaattcaattaacaaTGAAGTGGAATCAAATCAAAGGGTTATGTCATTGGACGTAGTTTCTGTTCTTCCATCAACTCATGAAAATGGTACTGAAGTTGATATGGAGATCGAATGTAATAAGATATCAGTGGATACAGAACCTCAAGACAAAGTTCTTGCATCCATGCACTCTTCAACTGTTTCAAATGAGAAATCAAGTACCGAGATTGATATAAATCCTTCTAATATTGAAGAAACAGACACAGAAAACAAAATGACCACGACAAAATCTGAAGAAATTTGCCAGGATAAAAACACTTCTGCTGTTTCAAGCGATTTACAACTTTCTGAATTAAAGAACCAggaacaaaaatctgaaaacagAGCAGATTGCCCGAATTTAATACCTTTTGAGTCTTGTAAAAATGAACAAATTGCCAAGGAAAATTTAATCGTTTCCGCTGTTGACGAAAATATAACTTTGAATGATCATGGTTTGGCTTTCGTGGAAGATGTCATAAAGGAACAAATAAACCACAAAAACTACGAAGAAACTGACGTTCCTGTCTTGAATGAATCATCTCAATCATCAATTCATCATGTCGAAATCGATCAGAAGATGAATCTTCAAGAAAAAGATGAACCAAGTGGcgataaaatagaaaaaattattgaaaaatgttcTCCAAATACAGCTCAAGAGAAAGCAAGTTCCGAAAAAGTTTTGATTAACGAAAAATCTGGTTCTGATGATAAGTCACAAACTTCCTTAGAAACAAAACCCACTTCTGAAAATTCCTCTGATCGTCAAGTGGAAGATACTGAAATTTCTAAATCAATCTCTGATGAACAAAATACTCCAAAATGTACATCTCCTTATTATAATAAATCtcagataaaaataaatgaattgaataaaataagttCAATCGTTCCAAATGACACTGCGCCTACAAAAACAATCTCAAGTCCATTAAAGAAATCAGAGATATCAAATCAAGCAATCGATTCAAGAACAATTCAAAGTTCCTCAAAttcttcaccaaaaatattttcttcccATATTTCGCCTCAAAAATCACTTAATTCAACTGACGAATTTGAAAGTTCTCCACCAAATTGTGAGTCTATATCGTCTGGtaggcgaaaaaaaatcaaaactccaaaaaaacgAACAGATGATTCGAATAATCCTACAAATTCAACAATGACAATGGTATCAGATCGATATATAAAATCTGATGACAATAATCATAGTTTCATATCGACACCATTTAATTCAAATGGGATATCATCTGATGATCTATCAGAGATTATAGGAAAAGACAAACATCAGAAAGATGTCAAAGAGCCTGAAAATATCTTAGAACCTCTGTTTCCTAAAGAAAATTGTCAAAACGGGTCAGATTGTAATAACAAAATAATGACGGAAAAGTTAAATTGCAACTTGGAAAGTAAAAATGAAACAGATGAAGTAGAAGATAAAGATAATAATGAGCCAGAatctagaaaaaataatatctctTCGTCAATTTTTGATGAATCCCTGGAAAAAGAGgacttttcaaaaactaaaaacgatTCTTTTGTTTCACCTTCTAAATCCCTTCTAAGTACAAAAGATGAAGATTGTCTTCAAACATGCCTGCCAACTCTTTCAAGTGTTGAAAATGTATCGAAAAACACTGAACACATTTCCCCTATAAAATcagataaaattgaaaaattacaacAAGAAAAGTCAACAATGTTAGAAGAAGTTGATAAAGAAGAAATACAAAAAGATGTTCCATCTTATGCGGATGATTGTCTTCTCAGTTCTGAATTAAGCctagaacaaaacaaagaagaaaaacaaataaacgaaAATGTTGTAGAATCATATTCAATAACAATTAAAAGGAACCGTTGTAAAAGGAAAACCGCCATAAAAAATTCAACAGATTCTTCTGATACTAAAATAATGTCGTCCAATGAAATTGTCAATAATGAAAATAATACTTTCTTTCCTGGTGAAAGACTTAATGATAATAACGACGAAATGAACAATCTAAATATTGAAAGAAATCACAAACGGGACACAATAgaaattatagaaaataaaaataaccaaattaaTGACATGGAATGGGACTTTTATGCTCAAGATAAACCATGTTGTTCttcttcaatcaaaaataaaaccttaaaaTCAAGAAGTACAAAAAGAAATAATCAACGAGATTCAAgtaaaaaccaacaacaaattGTTAAACAGTCTTTGGATTCCAAAAATGAATTAGTTGAAGGAGCAAATAACTACCAATCGTTGCTTTATTGTGATGAGGTTTTAGATTCCAAATCAGAAGAGACAAATACAAatacgaaaaaaagaaaacgtaaattaaaaacacaaaacaacagCACCACGGAAACTTCGTCACCTGATTgcgaaataacaaaaactaaaagaaagTACAAAAGAAAACCTAgacaaattcttgatagttccatTAGCAATGAAGATGATAAACTTGTTAACGATAGTATTATTGaagaatcgaaaataatttcAACTGAGGTTTTGGAGGATTTTAAAAGTCCCGACTTGAAAGAGTCCACaaagaaacgaaaaaataaaaagagaaattCAAATAGTTCGATAgattctaaaaataaaagtacTGAATTGTCTAAAAGCTTTGAATGTCCTGAAATGGTATCTTCTTTGAATCAGATTGAATCtggtaaaaatgttgaaaatattgttgataAACTGCATTCTTCACAGGAGACTAGTGAAATTATACAAGAAAGTCGACAATGTTCTCAAAATGAAACTGAAGATATACAATCGATTCATATCGCACCAGAAAAAGCTTTGGAAGAAAACTgtgataaaattgaaaaactaaataATGAAATTGATTTCTGTTTAAATAATTCTTCACCTGCCgaagaaagtaaaaaaacaaaaagacagAGGAAAAGGAAATTATCTAGATCATCAGATGGGAAATTAGAAGAGCCAATTCTCACGCCAAAGAGAtcaagaaaaaatcataaaaacaagTGTCAAAAAC
- the LOC129918236 gene encoding valine--tRNA ligase, whose amino-acid sequence MPQEPEAPPTSAAAVNGGDEPPKTAKQLEKEAKKAAKLQKLQEKLDKKASAPVAEKKEKPEKKTKEVKEAAVYTANTPAGEKKNITDALPDAYSPGYVEAAWYSWWEKEGFFKPEYGRKSISEPNPKGKFVMVIPPPNVTGSLHLGHALTNAIEDAITRYHRMKGYTTLWVPGCDHAGIATQVVVEKKLWREEKLSRHDLGREKFIEKIWDWRREKGDRIYDQLKCLGSSYDWSRVAFTMDPKLCRAVTEAFVRLHEDGSIYRSSRLVNWSCALRSAISDIEVDKIDIPGRTFFNIPGYTDKVEFGVLIKFAYKVEGSDDEIIVATTRIETMLGDTAVAVHPSDERFKHLHGKFVTHPFSDRKLPIVCDEFVEMHFGTGAVKITPAHDPNDYEVGKRQGLPFITIFNDDGYIVGDYGEFTGMKRFDCRKKILEKLKELGLYRDTVNNPMVVPFCSRSKDVVEPMIKPQWYVKCDDMAAAATDAVKKGELKIIPEHHTKIWYHWMDGIRDWCVSRQLWWGHRIPAYFVTFTDSSIKGAISDDEDYWIVARSKEEALAKAASKFKVDASKIILNQDEDVLDTWFSSGLFPFSVFGWPDNTDDMQAFYPTSLLETGHDILFFWVARMVFFGQKLLGKLPFKEVYMHPMVRDAHGRKMSKSLGNVIDPIDVIRGISLEGLHEQLLTSNLDPREIERAKAGQKQDFPNGIPECGTDALRFALCAYITQARDINLDIQRVQGYRFFCNKLWNATKFALMYFGGDEKYTADISLTGKENNMDVWILSRLAAAIEACNAGFESYEFATATSACYSFWLYDLCDVYLECLKPIFQNGTDDQKASARKALYTCLDLGLRIISPFMPFISEELYQRLPRLEETPSICVASYPENTSWRNEQVEREVDFMQKAARIIRSARSDYNLPNKTKTEAFIVCTDSQPNDILKKYASDLTTVSFCSKINFDTEPAQGCAILTVSGQCEVHLLLKGLIEADKEITKLEKKKVQLEQTVSKLNQAMSAADYNTKVPADVQTANTDKLTESSNEIQRITSAIETLKLM is encoded by the exons atgcCACAAGAACCAGAAGCTCCTCCAACATCAGCAGCAGCAGTTAATGGTGGTGATGAACCACCAAAAACTGCCAAGCAATTGGAAAAAGAAGCTAAAAAAGcagcaaaattacaaaaacttcaagaaaaacttgacaaaaaagcTTCTGCTCCAGTTGccgagaaaaaagaaaaacccgaG aaaaaaactaaagaagTAAAAGAAGCTGCCGTCTATACTGCCAATACACCTGCAGGCGAAAAGAAAAACATCACGGACGCATTGCCCGATGCTTATAGCCCAGGCTATGTCGAAGCTGCTTGGTATAGTTGGTGGGAGAAGGAGGGATTCTTCAAGCCCGAGTATGGT CGTAAATCTATTTCCGAACCAAATCCAAAAGGAAAGTTCGTCATGGTAATTCCACCACCCAATGTGACTGGATCTTTGCATTTGGGTCATGCACTCACTAATGCAATTGAAGATGCCATCACTCGTTACCATCGCATGAAAGGTTACACAACTTTATGGGTGCCCGGATGTGATCATGCAGGAATTGCTACCCAAGTTGTGGTCGAGAAGAAATTGTGGCGCGAGGAGAAGCTTAGTCGACATGATCTGGGTCGTGAGAAGTTTATTGAAAAGATCTGGGATTGGCGTCGCGAAAAGGGTGATCGCATCTATGACCAACTCAAGTGCTTGGGGTCGTCATACGACTGGAGCCGTGTAGCATTCACTATGGATCCAAAACTATGCCGTGCAGTTACCGAAGCATTTGTTCGTCTTCACGAAGATGGCAGCATTTACAGAAGTTCCAGGCTCGTTAATTGGTCGTGTGCTCTGCGATCGGCTATTTCAGATATCGAGGTCGATAAAATTGACATTCCCGGACGTACATTCTTCAATATTCCCGGCTACACCGATAAGGTTGAATTTGGGGTGTTGATTAAATTTGCCTACAAAGTAGAAGGTTCAGATGATGAAATTATTGTCGCTACCACACGTATAGAGACTATGTTGGGTGATACGGCCGTTGCTGTGCATCCTAGCGATGAACGATTCAAGCATTTGCATGGCAAATTTGTTACACATCCATTCTCTGATCGCAAATTGCCAATTGTTTGTGATGAATTTGTGGAAATGCATTTCGGAACTGGTGCTGTTAAAATTACTCCAGCTCATGATCCTAATGATTATGAGGTTGGCAAACGTCAGGGATTACCATTCATCACGATTTTTAACGATGATGGGTATATTGTTGGGGATTATGGTGAATTCACAGGAATGAAGAGATTCGATTGCCGCAAAAAGATTCTGGAGAAATTGAAGGAATTGGGATTGTACAGGGACACCGTCAACAATCCAATGGTGGTACCTTTCTGCAGTCGTTCAAAGGATGTCGTTGAACCTATGATTAAGCCACAATG gtaCGTCAAGTGTGATGATATGGCAGCTGCTGCAACTGATGCCGTCAAAAAGGGTGAACTAAAAATTATTCCAGAACATCATACGAAAATCTGGTACCACTGGATGGATGGAATTCGTGATTGGTGTGTTTCACGCCAGCTTTGGTGGGGTCATCGTATTCCAGCTTACTTTGTTACATTCACTGATTCCAGTATCAAAGGTGCtata AGTGACGATGAAGATTATTGGATTGTAGCTCGTAGCAAAGAAGAAGCTCTTGCTAAAGCAGCTTCTAAATTCAAAGTCGATGCTAGTAAAATCATTCTTAACCAAGATGAAGATGTCCTAGACACATGGTTCAGTTCGGGACTATTTCCGTTCTCTGTATTTGGCTGGCCAGATAACACTGACGATATGCAGGCATTCTATCCAACATCTCTCCTTGAAACTGGTCATGATATTTTGTTCTTCTGGGTAGCACGTATGGTGTTCTTTGGACAAAAGCTTTTAGGTAAGCTCCCATTCAAAGAGGTCTACATGCATCCAATGGTTCGTGACGCACATGGTCGTAAAATGTCAAAGAGTTTGGGTAATGTAATTGATCCGATCGATGTCATTCGTGGTATCAGTCTGGAGGGATTACACGAACAATTGCTCACATCGAATTTGGACCCAAGAGAAATCGAAAGAGCCAAGGCTGGTCAGAAACAAGATTTTCCCAATGGAATACCAGAGTGTGGAACTGATGCGTTACGATTTGCACTATGTGCATACATTACTCAAGCTCGTGACATCAATTTGGATATCCAGCGTGTCCAAGGTTATCGATTCTTCTGCAATAAGCTGTGGAATGCAACGAAATTTGCCCTCATGTACTTTGGTGGTGATGAAAAATATACCGCTGACATTAGTCTAACTGGAAAGGAGAACAACATGGATGTTTGGATTTTGTCTAGATTAGCTGCAGCTATTGAAGCATGCAATGCAGGATTCGAAAGTTATGAATTTGCTACAGCAACAAGTGCTTGTTATAGCTTTTGGTTGTATGATCTTTGTGATGTGTACTTGGAGTGCTTGAAACCGATTTTCCAAAATGGAACTGATGACCAAAAAGCATCAGCACGTAAAGCGCTTTACACTTGTCTTGATCTTGGTCTGCGAATTATATCACCATTTATGCCTTTTATATCAGAGGAGTTGTATCAGAGACTGCCACGTTTGGAGGAAACCCCAAGTATATGTGTGGCTTCATATCCAG aaaacacaTCCTGGCGCAATGAACAAGTTGAACGTGAAGTTGACTTCATGCAGAAAGCAGCTCGTATTATACGTTCAGCTCGTAGTGACTATAATcttccaaataaaacaaaaactgaagCATTTATTGTCTGTACGGATTCTCAGCCAAATGATATACTCAAAAAGTATGCAAGCGATCTAACAACAGTTTCATTTTGTTCGAAAATCAATTTTGACACTGAACCAGCACAAGGATGTGCTATTCTAACTGTTTCGGGTCAATGTGAGGTGCATTTGTTACTTAAGGGTTTAATTGAAGCTGACAAGGAAATAACCAAGCTTGAGAAGAAGAAAGTTCAACTTGAACAAACTGTTAGTAAATTGAATCAAGCCATGTCAGCTGCTGATTATAATACAAAAGTTCCAGCCGATGTCCAAACAGCAAATACTGATAAACTAACTGAATcttcaaatgaaattcaaagaATTACTTCAGCCATTGAGACTTTGAAATTGATGtag